In one Culex quinquefasciatus strain JHB chromosome 2, VPISU_Cqui_1.0_pri_paternal, whole genome shotgun sequence genomic region, the following are encoded:
- the LOC119766912 gene encoding uncharacterized protein LOC119766912 yields the protein MKILLGIFLVAVGVSFVAAACQLGLGRRESGETLLHTLRISREPVLQPMNMSLVFDYIVSPADVYLQIMRVQIDTTSVGVDDPRCQASWPLTPALPQGFHVTITSLQPVLQMSGTAEVYGIRRINA from the exons atgaaaattttgctcggaaTATTTTTGGTTGCGGTCGGAGTTTCATTTGTGGCCGCAGCTTGCCAGCTGGGCCTGGGTCGTCGTGAGAGtg GTGAAACCCTCCTCCACACGTTGCGCATTTCCCGCGAGCCGGTTCTGCAGCCGATGAACATGTCACTAGTATTTGACTACATAGTTAGTCCAGCAGACGTTTACCTGCAGATTATGCGCGTCCAAATCGATACGACCTCCGTGGGCGTTGATGATCCG CGCTGTCAAGCATCTTGGCCATTGACTCCAGCCCTACCGCAAGGTTTTCATGTAACAATTACAAGTCTGCAACCGGTCCTGCAGATGTCGGGCACGGCAGAGGTTTACGGAATTAGACGAATTAACgcgtga